From the genome of Calliopsis andreniformis isolate RMS-2024a unplaced genomic scaffold, iyCalAndr_principal scaffold0022, whole genome shotgun sequence, one region includes:
- the LOC143186767 gene encoding activator of basal transcription 1 — protein sequence MENMEAVENVKNMEIMGNVEDILKPENSPKPKKRKRGIVYLSSIPKYMNIAKIRELFSVYGTVGRIYLQLEENESKHGEKLKKRKQGCSKSFTEGWVEFESKKVAKYVASTLNNTQISTRKKSKFYDVIWNVKYLPRFKWIHLSERIAYERAVRKQRLRAEIAQAKREANFFSHNVDRSRKLRRKQQLGEKSSFVPPVIKQRDTDAEIRSRKENDHVTDRIDFLKSLFE from the exons ATGGAAAACATGGAAGCCGTGGAAAACGTGAAAAACATGGAAATCATGGGAAACGTGGAAGATATTCTAAAACCTGAAAATTCACCAAAACCGAAAAAGCGAAAGAGAGGAATCGTATATTTGTCCAGCATACCGAAGTACATGAATATTGCGAAAATTCGCGAATTATTTTCAGTTTACGGAACAGTTGGACGAATATACTTGCAGTTAGAAGAGAATG AATCAAAGCATGGCGAGAAATTAAAGAAGCGAAAGCAGGGCTGTTCAAAATCTTTTACCGAAGGTTGGGTCGAATTTGAAAGTAAAAAGGTGGCAAAATATGTTGCATCTACGTTGAATAATACACAAATCTCTACTAGAAAGAAAAGCAAATTTTATGATGTTATTTGGAATGTAAAATATCTTCCAAG gTTCAAGTGGATTCATTTAAGCGAACGTATAGCTTACGAACGAGCAGTACGTAAACAAAGATTAAGAGCTGAAATTGCACAGGCTAAACGAGAAGCCAATTTCTTCTCTCACAATGTTGATAGAAGTAGAAAGCTACGTCGAAAGCAGCAACTAGGTGAAAAAAGTAGTTTTGTACCACCAGTGATAAAGCAAAGAGATACAGATGCAGAGATCAGAAGTAGGAAGGAAAACGACCATGTTACGGATAGGATAGATTTCTTAAAATCCTTATTCGAATAA